The Microplitis demolitor isolate Queensland-Clemson2020A chromosome 9, iyMicDemo2.1a, whole genome shotgun sequence genomic sequence GTACTACCGCTAATTCATTGATACCATCGCCGTCTTCCAATGACGTCCACCTCAATTTCGCCGCCGAATTAGAACGATACGTGAAAACAGTTCCGGTAACAAGTCGACCAGTTGCCAAAGTAACTTCCGTTAAAGCTGACCCAATTTACCAATCGGAACTGGTCTATGACCCAACAAGTGGACAATACAGCACCCAATTGTATCAAAGCTTACCCCAATCACTTGGCGACTATCGGGTCAATCATAAATTGCAGCCATACGTCGCTCAACAAAGCGCGCAATCTGCCCTTGGACttcagcagcagcaacagcagcatcAGTTACAGCAACAGCAGTTgcagcaacaacagcagcaacaacaacaacatttacaacaacagcaacaacaacaacaacgatACCAACCACAATCTATTCCAAGACCCAGTCCAAGACCCCAACCACAGGAAACTATTTACCGACAACAGCAGACTGATCAATTGCTACAGTCCCAGCAACTTTTTGCCCAACAGCAACGACgtcaacaacagcaacaacaacaaccgaaatatcaatatttaggCGCACAAAGAGATCcaaattcttattattatgctGTTGCTCCATCACAATCGCCCAGCTCTGCTCCACTTTCCATAAGTCAAATTGATCAGTTCTTACGTGGCAGCACAACTGGATATTAATTATCCTGTAGCATTATGAGAATACATCGAGAATTTAAGTGGAGGTAGAGGTGATAGAGCTGGAGTATTATTACAGAGTTTAAAGAGtgagaaaattttgtattgccGTTGCTAAATAATTGTGGTGCTTTTATgcaattaatgataatttagaTACTTCGGCGGCTTTTACATTTACATTGTAATGTTTTGTCTGATGTGTGGGTATacactactattattattattattattattattattattattattattttgatttatgatTTGTGAgttgacataaattttattaccgcGAAACCGATTGCACCCTAGGAAAATCGTCCCCGTTTTGGGTAAACCTcgtaactaattttttttttataattaaaatgagtgaaaaacattgtttacataaaaaaagcttcaaattttgataattataacagGATATTCGAGagacttgaattttaatattaacgcACGTGTAACAATAGATATTTTGACCGATTTTTGAAGACATTATAATTTTGCAGTTACGAGATTTACGCAGAAAGGGAACGAAATATGTTTGTATTGTTTGATACTGTTTAATACTCAATTGCAAGAGTCGCAGTTgccaaaataactttttttttttgttagatttaagattttttgtaATGTTAATGGATCAGTTAAAtggtttattattttcgggatatagactttttttttgaaatcaggaaaaaaattttgacagattgttttttttttcaaaaatgaggTAAGGATACAGTCGTTTGATTAAATAATCGATGAGATTATTTAGGGGTCAGGGGGGGGGGTCTCccgaaatttaataaaataaatttttttttgaatgtttttcaaaaattttaaatcatgtctgtaaatataatagagcattattttgaattttttttgataaactttttcaaaaatcgagtgtcAGATCAAAAATGATGGaggcttttattttatgacaaaaactattaaaatttttctttttgcatctaataattttgtttaatatctagagtttttttcactttttttagaGGAtatcccattttgcccccctgCCTcccgtacatatatatattaacttttGATAGTTATACTTCTGGACTTATAACGGTCGCAGTTTTTGGAAATGGGACCCCAGAATTTTTGATCAACTGCAGAAATGAAactgatcaatttttttttatattaaattttgacaaatatttttcaaaaaatctagaatctgtttttataataaataaggtAATAAATGTACTTTGATATGAAATCAATtaagaatttcaattttaaaaaaaaaatttacgtattttagtaaatgttcaaaaatttcagttatcaaaaaaaagtatgattggttttttaaaaatatctctgtaaatattcaattttcagaaaaattgtaagaaaccttttttgtagagcttaaaattttctataaaaaagatatcttataattttttgaaaaaatgaatcgtttttaagatattttaagtttaaaatttaaaaagttatatagCAAAATTTGGAGTTCAAAATTtggagaattaaatttataaatttggttttgaaaattttctgggGTTTTCTTGTGACTGTGACTACAAGAGTTTAAAATGCAGTATCTGGAAAACTTGATGccatatatttaaagtttatccAATACAATCTGATACTGATACtctgctaaaaataaaaaaaaaaacaaataaatatataactataaacGATGCAGTATTtccacaatatatataatttcctTATAATCTTGACatctaaaaaatacttaaaaaactaaactatAAAGGTCAATAACTGAGACATTAACTTTATGCATAATATAACTAATGAAAGAATTCAAATTGTGATTGCGTCAACTTGTCCGTCCATATGTAGCATAATTATCTCATTTTACTATTCATATGTCGcattatatatttctaatGCCACAAAagcgttaataataataataactcttcctttcatacataaaaaatttttttatttcaaaatttaaatcaaaaagttCAGGCCAGATTTAAAAatctgacaaaaattttctgcaattaaaaatttttttagcgacaCCAAACGGGGTAAaatagacatttaaaaatttttgtaaaatggtCCCATTTTACCTCGGgttcattcaaaaaataaaaaaaaaattggcatatattaaattaataaattttatttttattaaaaatatatatgaaacatTATTAACgcaaattgtaaatatttttgataatataaataattattatcgtttataataaaaaataataataattatcatatttttactctatatattttttttaatagtaattagtaTAAATCCAAATACATTATGAGTTTTTTGTGTACCTTTATATTGAACatgtatcaaaaataaaattaataaagaataaatattaaatatataattacctgttattattataattattattcatactattaattaataaaataaatatgttaattacttgcataaaataaattatattatttatttaaagtaaaatacatttggataaaaataattatgatgcaACGAGtctttgtttatattttatgtgttGTGTGGGTTTGAGACCTATGAGTGTAagtataaaaaacatatattataataataataacaacaaaaagACACGAGATAATTTCGTACTCTACAATAACTCGTATTACATACCATGGGAACTATTGTTATGCATTATTTTACAGTACATACTCTTGTTCCCTTCATTGCGTGCTTTTTACTCCCACATGTAATGGCTTTCACTTGTCGCCGTAAGATTTCTAACATCTATTCTCCTGCATCATTGGTCTACctgatttacatttttttttttcattaccttttctttcatttgtatatttttatccttCGCTGTAATAACAAGCTGATTAATTTCACTCTCTgttctattataatttatttccttcCTTCCTGTCaatctcaattattttttttaaatttatcatcaaatagattttttttaattttaaattttttaacaaaaaaaatcccgcttaaaatttttctattaaaaattaaatttttacttcaattaAAAAAGACCTGAcggaaaaccaaaaaaaattttttttttactccataattttttatcaaaatttttttagtgtccCATTATACCCCaggtataaatttaaaatttcgagtTACCGTaactttcataaaaataatgaaaatttttttttaacaaaattttgaaatattttcataccctaatttaataaaaaaatttaattatgagaatttgaaaaaaaaaaaaataaaaaattttttatgaaattttaaaaagaaaaaaaaaatttagttattagaaaactaattatactttttgtttgtaaaaaatattgataaagatatttacaaaaaacgaatttttttttttatggaaatataTGATAAGATCGTAATTAGATTGTAAATTGATGTATTATATGGTGTCTAGATAAAATCGAAACGTTTGCATCAAGGTTGGTAAAATAAGTGGTAAGTAAGTCGGTTGGGAAGACTTTGCGTCAAACATATATACCAAAGGATGAGAGAGGGAGGATGTGGCGATGGATAATATGAATGGTGTCTTGTTAAAAGAAGGGTTTGGGCGGTGGATATATGATTGTGTCACTATATATAATAGAGCGGTTGTAACCCACGCacttattgttaaattaaccgCGTGTGCGGTAACATGATTTCCAGTTGCAAGgtagcagttttttttttttttaaattaatattcattttatttttgtttatttgtgCTGTGATTAAATGCAAGTgcagatttttgaaaaatatatcactAATAATATCTAGTCAAAATTTAGTAATCAAGTGACACCatgtaaaatttctattaatttaaatatatatttttatatatttattgtaattaataattaattttttgatactgGTTagccgtctaataattttttgaatttattcaaaattataaattacgaaaaaaaaaatattttaaaaaattgcacttgtagtttttttaattttctacatgtgcatttttttagtttttttttttttttttttgtaattgctttgtagaaaaaaatccgaaaattttgaattgtttacTAATCaggattattttattctgagataaaaatatatagttttatatttaatggaatgtaaaaaaaatatgtagaggtttttttaaattaattgcaatgtgtttttatttgtttatattcaAGATGACGCCATGGCTAGTGGCGGTTTTTTGTTTGGTAACTGCAGGTTGTTTGAACGTTACCGATCAACAAACATCCGAATCTCAAAATGAACAAGTTGCGATTCTTAAACAGCTTAGAAAAGTAAATGAAGATGGATCTTATACATTTGGTTACGAAGCTGGAGATGGTTCTTTCaaggtattatttttatttattttaaaatttttaaattcaatactaAATTAGGGAGACCGGGGCGCGATTtgaattctcaaaattttgactaaaaaaaaataaaacaaaatttttcaaatatattgcGATTCTTATGAATTACGGGGTAACGTAAAATACCTGGGGTAAATTCggacatgaattttttatgtaaagaTGCTGTtatagtttgaaaaaaaaaatgaggcaAGTTGGAgctgattcaaaatttttttataattgaccCATTTTActtcagaataattttttcgtgtcaataaaatattttagattaccaaaaaaaaatagacggACCAACTTACCCCATTTGTTTTACAGACCCTCGTGTGAGAAAAAATCCTTCCCAAAAAATTCGATGTGTTGGACTTCTAAATTTGAAAGagtagaacttttttgaatttttattaaacaaaaaaaaaaattttatagataaattttgagtaaaaaaacaacatttttaaaaaatatttttaccttgGTTtcgaaaaagttcaaaaactcaaaatttagaactttttctaaaaattcttCGATTCTTATGAGTTTCTATTGGTTTCTAATCGGAACTTTACATAAAATTCtagataaagttttttttcctatcaaaattacaaaagttcaaaaaaagttcccAAAAGTTCTAATTTGTCTCAATTTCAAAAGTTCCAAATTTCAAGCATTCTtgaccaaatttttttcacactgACCGTAGCCGATTCCTTTTAAgcccaaaaatttttggtcTCCAAAAATAGACTCATTTTACCCCGCATCTATTGCACACCGGTCTCCCCaattaatctaattaaaaaaaaagaaatacctAATTAGCTCGttgacgtaaaaaaaaaaattcaaaatttgtattaaagTAACgataagagtaaaaaaaatttatcaggtAGAAACCCGCGACGTGCTCGGCAATGTTAAGGGTACCTTTGGTTTTGTCGACGGAAACGGTGAAATAAAACGAGTAACTTATTCATCATCAAATGGGACAGGGTTTAAAGCAACGACGGTCTCACCATTGCAGGAACGTCCATCAGTAGTCCAGACTATTCCCCGTACGAACCGAAGTTCCAGTACCAGGAAACCCAGTCCGACATTAGCCTACTCAACATCAACTTCCACAGAGTCATCATCAACATTATCTACATCATCCACGTCATCAACATCAtcaacaataaattcaaaattaaacgTCGGGCCAACAACTGTTAGAAGCAGAATCAAAACAACTCCAATGCCAAGTTCTAGTATCAACTCTACTGAAGCTGCACCAAAAACAGTTTTCGGTAACTATTTAAAAAGCACTAAGCGCCCGCGTTCTTTTATCAACAGCCAAAGATCTCTACCGTCATCAACATCCAGCGAACAAGAATCTCCAGATAATGGGGACGaagattcacaaataattcgaCCAACTGTCGAAGCAAAAGCTGCAACCCAACGTAAAAACTATTTCACAAAACGTCCTATTGATCATACGCTGCGTCCAATAACAGaagaatttgatgaaaaagaTGACGAGTCTAAATCAGCAGTCACTGGAAATAATTTACGTCGCCAACTTCACGACGAAACGACAATTAAAGTTGAAGAATCTCGTGAAAGTAGCGACGAACATTCGGATGTTTATCACAGCGGATCGTTATCAACTCCAAGACCACTTTTTACGACAACGAACAACCCGAAAATAATTCAACGAATCAGAATGGAACGGCCTAAAATACTTTATCATAACCACAACAATCATCATCAGCAAGTAAAGTCTTCAAATGAAGAAAACTACGGACCCGCGCAATTCGATGattcaaaatatcaaaacaCCAGAGTCTATGAAGCAGAGAACAAAATCGCTGAACAAGAACGCGAAGCTCCTGAGCAATTTGTTTACCGGGTCCCGCATTCTCGCGTACCCCAAAGAGACTACGCAAGAACTATGGAGCCGCTTTACATTCGAAGACAGCAGCAGATTCTCAAAGACTTACCCCCGAATCTTTTCGTTCCATCTCCGAATGATGAAGAAGATTACCAACCACCAGTTGAAAGGATCTTGGCACGATTGCAAGCGAGAGCTTATCCCCGACCCAGTGAACAAGAAAACGTTGATTACATCGCAGAAGCTCCTGGCCAGCAGCCAATGGAACCCGTGCAGCCTCAGCCGCCTCCACCGCCACCAGTTCCTGCACCAAATCCAGCAAATCATCAAAATTACATCAACCCCCGGCAGTTCGCCAGATTGATTCGACCCTACGTTATGGATCACGAAGCGAGATCTCGAGCTTACATGAGACTTCAACCAGTTGACGAAAAAGATTACATGGACGGTTACTACCGGAATGTTGTCTTACCACCGGAAGCGCCAAATCCTATCGCACCACCGCTGAGTCGTCGCGACTTCCAGCTTCTTCTCCGACGTTTACTTGTCAGTCAGTACGGGGTCCAGGCATTGAGTCACCCGAGGACTTACTTAGACCACGCTCTATATGACGAACAGTCTTTTCCTTATCAACGACCGCGGCTCATGTACGAAGAACCGATCCCGCAACCCAGACCTCGACTGATTCCTGCAATAGATCCTTTATACAACTCCTATTATCCTGAACAAAATCCAGGCTATCAAGATCCACGATACGCTAGAAGAGTTTACCGCCAGAAATTTTATGACCAGGATGTCAATGACCCAGATGACCACAATCATGGAGATGAAATTTTACCCCCGCCTGTTAGAGAAGCGCTGCTGCTTCGGATGTTGCAGTTAGCGATAAATAACCAGCGTTCGATTACGCCAAATACTATTCTAATGAGCACTACGCCATCTAGCTCGATGACGCCGGTAACAACTTCCGGTTATAGGAAATCCGGACCTGTTAGAAGTGTTCAAATTATTACTGATGATAAATCTGAAGACAAAGATgacacaagaaaaaaattataagaaatattttattgttttattttataagagggaaaattaatttttttttttttattatctagaTCTCTTCATGTTACTTACGGCTTTCTCACATTCATATTCGTGAGAAATGTGAAATTTATAGTCATCATAACAATTGTGCCGTAtgaagtttttgtttttttttttttttgtttcattttctttttttttttaatttaaattattatgcgTTTTCAGACCATCAGtcattatgaataaaataacagatttatattttattcttattcattttatgagatatatatttttattattcgctgtagagaaaatatttcattgtAAATATAAGTGTCGATTATTATATGTACAGTATTTtgcttattattttcaataaatataaattactagagaaattttactcgctttttttttttatgaaactcataattttgaaaaattttaaatttatattgaggtCAATAGATACTGAAATTAGTCATGAtgctgaagttagccgacgaataaattttaaatttttttaaaaacgataaattataaaaaaaaaaaaaaacattttaaaaaattgcacttatagtttttttaatttcctacatgtgcatttttttagttttttattttttttgtaattgacttgaaaaaaaaatccttaagTTACTAATCGTCttttaacttcaggatcataattaACCAGCGcctgattttgaatttttttaaaaacgatgatttatgaaaaaaaaaaaatattttgaaaaattgcacttatagttttttaaattttctacatgtgcatttttttatttttttattttttttgtaattgacttgaaaaaaaaatccttaagTTACTAATCGTCTGTTAACTTCAAGATCATTAATAGACAGTgtcttatttttgaatttctttaaaaatgataaattaaaaaaaaaaaatatttcaaaaaaatgcacttatagttttttaaattttctacatgtgcatttttttagtttttgtttttttcaattgtatcgaaaaaaaatttgaaaattgttaattgttcgTTAACCAGGATCATAATTAGTCtgcgtctaataatttattatttttttaaaaacgataaattatgaaaaaaaaaatatttcaaaaaattgcacctatagttttttaaattgtctacatgtgcattttttcaattttcatttttttaaaaattgaatcgctgaaaaaaaaattcaaaaattgttaattttgcAAACTTCAAAGCCATGTCAAAAGATCTATTAAActccatataaatttttttttaatgtttcaaaattgtttaaaaaatcaaaattttgaatgttttacCTTAATATCTacataaatctaaataaagaaattagaTCATTACCTAAAATTCTTTCTTCcgtagatataaaaaaaattataatcaaaatctgtaataaaaaaaataattaattttatttttataaataagaatgtgttttgtaataaaaatatgtactaTAGTCGTAGTTTacctataaaataaaaaaaatacttgtcatgtatatgtcatatatatatatatattaataattttttttaactttcgtAACCTGATGATGTTTACTTTACTTTCAGAGGTTAAATAAAAAGGCATTGTTTCGAATGTAATTAACACTCTGGTATTACAGCAACCGGCGTGGCTTATTGGCCTATTGTATTGTTTgtcatttctcaaaaaaaaaggataaaaaaaaaataataactccCAAAGATTTCGGCATGGATTATTTTCACAGAGAAATAAGTATAGTTTTCTGTAACTAATTCCCAtgtattttagtgaaatgagAGTAAAGTAGTTAAGTGTCTCGGATCTTAtgagaaaatatattatcttcTCACAGTACAATTCAATGAAATGGAATTTCaaaatgaaagtaataattttaaatgtttaataaaaattatctactttattaaaatttttttgttttgtatttttatcttacaattaaagtaattaaaaaatatacaattaaaaatatataggtatatatttatgattaattaattgatcgtAGATGTTGCGACCGATAATTTTGATTGGATTGACGTAGATCGCGGAATGTCTTTACTATTACTTTCGATATCTTCATCGAGAGTATAAGAATTAAACGGCTCTGTTTGTACGGCAACGTCTTCGTAGTCTAGTTCGAATGCATCTTGTTCGTAAATTACATCGTGACTACGAGGACGTGCGACAGAGGGAATCCATGGCTGAGGTACGCCTTTTCCTAAGGCCAAAAAAACTGCTGCTGTTAATAAAAGAACGAGCGATGCTACGCCAAAAACTAGACGCCATGATCCGGCGATctgcaaattaattttttttttttaatgtaatca encodes the following:
- the LOC103573648 gene encoding uncharacterized protein LOC103573648, producing the protein MTPWLVAVFCLVTAGCLNVTDQQTSESQNEQVAILKQLRKVNEDGSYTFGYEAGDGSFKVETRDVLGNVKGTFGFVDGNGEIKRVTYSSSNGTGFKATTVSPLQERPSVVQTIPRTNRSSSTRKPSPTLAYSTSTSTESSSTLSTSSTSSTSSTINSKLNVGPTTVRSRIKTTPMPSSSINSTEAAPKTVFGNYLKSTKRPRSFINSQRSLPSSTSSEQESPDNGDEDSQIIRPTVEAKAATQRKNYFTKRPIDHTLRPITEEFDEKDDESKSAVTGNNLRRQLHDETTIKVEESRESSDEHSDVYHSGSLSTPRPLFTTTNNPKIIQRIRMERPKILYHNHNNHHQQVKSSNEENYGPAQFDDSKYQNTRVYEAENKIAEQEREAPEQFVYRVPHSRVPQRDYARTMEPLYIRRQQQILKDLPPNLFVPSPNDEEDYQPPVERILARLQARAYPRPSEQENVDYIAEAPGQQPMEPVQPQPPPPPPVPAPNPANHQNYINPRQFARLIRPYVMDHEARSRAYMRLQPVDEKDYMDGYYRNVVLPPEAPNPIAPPLSRRDFQLLLRRLLVSQYGVQALSHPRTYLDHALYDEQSFPYQRPRLMYEEPIPQPRPRLIPAIDPLYNSYYPEQNPGYQDPRYARRVYRQKFYDQDVNDPDDHNHGDEILPPPVREALLLRMLQLAINNQRSITPNTILMSTTPSSSMTPVTTSGYRKSGPVRSVQIITDDKSEDKDDTRKKL